One Rosa chinensis cultivar Old Blush chromosome 5, RchiOBHm-V2, whole genome shotgun sequence genomic region harbors:
- the LOC112165947 gene encoding uncharacterized protein LOC112165947, whose amino-acid sequence MPSPKSQRRMQEEHKNRRGRLLSERSSSFHGQMLAATSTATPQLRRPKTVPDMVLYRNAVGVTTPPTASPEVRPKLTKLLLNVTIQGSVGAVQVVMSPESTVGDLVSAAVRQYEKEGRRPIFPSVEPSRFDLHYSQFSLESLDREEKLMELGSRNFFLCPKKSAADGGSSGGGITTSSGSCSKQVEKASKTGFSWLKFMDSLL is encoded by the exons ATGCCGAGTCCGAAGAGTCAGCGAAGGATGCAAGAGGAGCACAAGAACCGGAGGGGCAGATTACTCTCGGAGAGATCCTCGTCGTTTCACGGCCAGATGTTGGCCGCGACGTCGACGGCAACACCGCAGCTCCGGCGGCCGAAGACGGTCCCGGACATGGTCCTGTACAGAAACGCTGTCGGAGTCACGACACCGCCGACTGCGTCGCCGGAGGTGCGGCCTAAGCTGACGAAGCTGCTGCTGAACGTGACGATACAAGGGAGCGTCGGTGCCGTACAGGTGGTTATGTCGCCGGAATCGACTGTCGGAGATCTTGTGTCGGCGGCCGTACGGCAGTACGAGAAAGAAGGTCGCCGGCCGATCTTCCCCTCCGTCGAGCCCTCACGCTTCGACCTCCATTATTCGCAGTTCAGCTTAGAAA GTTTGGATAGGGAGGAGAAGCTGATGGAGTTGGGGTCGCGCAACTTTTTCCTGTGCCCTAAGAAGTCGGCCGCGGACGGTGGGAGTAGCGGTGGCGGAATAACGACGTCGTCTGGTTCATGTTCGAAACAGGTGGAGAAAGCTTCCAAAACTGGGTTTTCTTGGCTCAAGTTTATGGATTCCCTGCTGTAA